The following proteins are encoded in a genomic region of Arachis stenosperma cultivar V10309 chromosome 4, arast.V10309.gnm1.PFL2, whole genome shotgun sequence:
- the LOC130974580 gene encoding uncharacterized protein LOC130974580 gives MRFEKAGAERKLQLQELESLHLEAYENSRLYKKKMKAVHDKYIKKREFQLGDLVLLYNSRLRLMPGKLRSRWEGPYRVEKAEPYGVFHLSHPSRSDFIKVNGHRLKLYHGEKMKKNKELEIFLLEDPPIAED, from the coding sequence ATGAGATTTGAGAAAgccggagctgaaaggaagttgcaactaCAAGAATTAGAAAGCCTTcacctagaagcttatgagaactcaaggctatacaagaaaaagatgaaggcTGTGCATGATAAATACATCAAGAAGAGAGAGTTCCAACTTGGGGacttagtcctcctttacaattCTAGAttgaggctcatgccaggcaagttgcgatcaagatgggaaggtccatatagAGTAGAGAAGGCTGAGCCATACGGAGTTTTCCACCTAAGTCATCCTTCACGCTCTGACTTCATCAAAGTGAATGGACATCGTTTAAAACTATATCATggtgagaagatgaagaaaaacaaggagctagagatcttcctcttggaggaTCCACCCATAGCAGAAgactga